The Pristis pectinata isolate sPriPec2 unplaced genomic scaffold, sPriPec2.1.pri scaffold_139_arrow_ctg1, whole genome shotgun sequence genomic sequence ggtgtattAGCAGCTCAGACGACTGAgagaatcccttcccacacggagcaggtgtacggcttctcaccggtgtgaactcgctggtggtCTCTCaggttggataactgagtgaatcctttcccacacgttgagcaggagaacggcctctccccagtgtgaactcgctggtgtgccaGCAAGTGGGATGACTGAGCAAAGTCCTTCCCACactctgagcaggagaatggcctttccccagcatgaactcgctggtgcgtcatcaTGCTGGATACCTGAGCCAATCCGTTTGAGCCACCGGTGTGTCAGCAGGAGGGatgactgaaggaagcccttcccacactgcAGAATACATGGCCTCTTTATGAATTTTGTTGGTGCATCAGCAACTGGAATGATCGAGTGAATCGTTTCCCAGATTCAGAGCAGGTGAGTGGCCTCTCCCCAGATTCAATTTGTTGATGTTGTGTTTCTGATTCCCATAAtcaaatcctctgcttgttgtatcctgtaaaagaaatttacaaaattgtcaatcggtacaggacagtatttcagctgagattttaatctctgtagcgagctgttataataatgacaaacacaagcttgaggaacaacgtcatcttccatctcGGAACATTGCAGGCATCCAGACTGGCAacaaaatctctggttgtctttccatctgtaatcagaatgggccatttctgccacttccctttgttctacccgttgcctccctcacctactctgccactgaaattcaatgtgttttctgtatttcactgttaaaaggggtatcaaacccaaaactttacctctctctgcagatggagacacaagagactgcagatgctggaaatctgaagcaatacataagggagctggaggaactcaaagtgggtcaggcagcatctatggagggaaatggaaggtcaacattttgggtcttggtggtgttggacttggcatatgcattggtattggttcattattgttacttcgactgaggtacagtgaaaaacatgtcttgcattccgatcgtacaggtcaattcattacactgtgcagttacattgagttagtaccgagtgcattgaggtagtacaggtaaaaacaatgacagtacagagtaaagtgtcacagctacagagaaagtgcagtgcaggtggacaatgaggtgcaaggtgacaacaaggtagatcgtgaggtcagaatccatctcatcgtatcagggaaccattcaatagtcttatcaccgtgggatagaggctgtccttgagcctggtggtacatgtcctcaggatCATTGAACGTGAAGGGTAGGCGATTagactcacttgttggagattgtcatcgAGTAGCAGTTTTGTGGTCCAAATATTATTTGCAACTTACAGTACGTAACTACAACTTACGATACTTAACTGACGGTACAGTacgggcggcatggtagcgtagcggttagcgcgatgcaattacagcaccagcgattgggggtcaattcccgtcgctgtctgtaaggagtttgtacgttctcccgtgtctgcgtgggtttcctccgggtgctccggtttcctcccacattgcaaagacgtacgggtaggttaatttgggtttaaaacgggTGGCGCAgactctttgggccggaagggcctgttaccatgctgtaaataaaatttaaaaaatttaaatttaaatttaatattccAGAATAGAAGTGTTAGATACCATTCTGTATCCAGACAGAATAGAACTTGTTCTCAGTGGCAGAAGGAGACAAGGACATTGAACACAGTTGAGTTGTAAAATAACCATAAGTGacaaggatttttgtttcttcaacacatTGTAAAATGACACAATTTATCCACATGGGTaaattactgcctgacctgctgaattctccaGCAGTTTCTAGTTTTACTTcggattctggcatctgcaatttctctctaAAAACGGGGCAAAGACAACATTTCCGATTGAGAATgcctcagcaaccctggcctcacccttagtTTACAAACCTGTCAGTGAtcgagatgaatgagggcaggtagagagagagagagaaatcaaagaCAAAGAGATATTTCATTAACTGTGAAACACATGCTGCAGCTGTTGCTGGAACCACAGGCCTTGGCAACATTTCTGGCCCACATTTCACAGCGTGAACATGGCCTTGTCTCCAACTGCCTTTGTTAGTCTATTCACCAGAAAGGTCGATAAAACATAAAGCGAGGCAAGGGTTGCCTGAGTGAAGCTAATCAGAGATGCTCATTTTTCCCTCTCATgtatccctccctcaccccatctatttctccctcccacccataTCTATCCATCCCCCAATCTTCTTCACccaatccatccctccctctcccaatcATTCCCTCAAACACCCCCAATctatccacacccccacccatctATCCCTCTCCAATCCCCCATCttccccgtcccccacccatcACTTCCCGTCCTCCCATctatccctcctcccccatcgaTCACTCCTGTCCCCAAATCTATGCCTCCTCCCCATATCTATCCATCCCAACCCCAAATACCTCCTCTATACCCCCATCTATCCCTCCAGCAcccctccaatctctccttccccccactcTAACCCAGCCACCCCCATCAATCCCTTCTCCCGATCTATCTctcccccatccatccctccttAACCCCgaatctctccctcctccacccactatccatccccctctcccccacctcccccacccaaacctctctgcaagtTCCTTTTGCTCTCTCCCAAGTCTAACGGAAGGGTCTCGGACTTGAAaagttccctgtttctctttccacagacgctgccctcaCCTGCTGAGGGCTTCCCGCACTCACTGGGTTTGCCTTGATTTCAAGCAGGAAAGTGCCCGGGTCCCCCGTGTGGagcgggagggggaagaggagagaaaggcCGGGACTGCTCAGTGTGGCCGCCCTCAGTGATCCTGCAGCCCGCACGGATTCTTACCCCAACCGTGGGCTGGACCCCGGACTCGAACAAAATTCCTGGTAAAGGGGCGCGCAAGTGACGTCACCTCCATTGCGCGCCTGCGCTGTGGGCTCGCTCACCGCAGCCAGAGCTCTTTCTCGGCCGCGGTGGCTCTTGGGTAAATTCGGCTGCCATGCGAACCAACCTGAACAGCACCTTTAAATAGCTTCGTTCTCCACCGCAAATTATTCTGCCGACAATAACTGTGTGATGAAGGAAACACTGTTGTCAGTCTGTGCACGGAAAGCTCCAGAGATCTATCCTCTGATTTACAAACGATGTCCCTGAGTTATCTCATCAGGAGACACAATATCAGGCAACCTATTCAGACCagacaaagcagaaaatgtcaggaatcagccagggttcctgctccccatccCAGCTGTGCAGAAAACCCCACCTCCAGCTGTGCCTCACCAGAGGAactaatttgcctgtgtttgggacAACAAAGAGCCACTATCACAATGGTGCAAATACACGGCACACACACAGGTCGCATTCACCCACAGAGCAGACGGGTGAATTATTCTGGGACAGCTCACCAAGTTGTTTGTGCGGGAATCCATTGAAAACCAACCTGCTCGCTCCGACCCCCGCTGAATGGACAGTATGAAATAGCAAGAGCTCCTGCtggttccaccccaccctcctctctgaCCCCAGGGTcgctgggcagtgatggggagcaggaactgcggctgattccccccccccctctctctaacccaggggtaactgggcagtgatggggagcaggaactgcggctgattcccccccccctctctctctaacccaggggtaactgggcagtgatggggagcaggaacGCTGGCTGATACCGCCCCCCGCCCCGGCTCTAACCCATGGGTCACTTAGCAGTGAcggggagcaggaaccctggctgattccccctctctctccaacacAGTGCTCCTTGAGGCAGGAACCCTCTCTCACCCACGGGTCACTGTGAGTGATTGGGAGCAGGAATTTGTGCTTGGCTCGTTCTGAGCCAGATCCCAGAGGGATTGCCCACAGATCGAGGGCCCAGACACGATGGATGCAGACACGGACTCTGTATCTGGGGACAGAACGGGCACCTGATGTGTCTCCTTGCACTCGATGTGACGTTTTCAACTCCGCTGTTGATACCAGATTCTGCGGAAGCTGTTGGTGAGACCGGACCGGGATCATGTGTGACGCTCCGGTTGCCATTCTGCAGGAAGGGTGTCATGTGCAGGGACACGGTTCACGGGGATGTcgccgggaccggagggcttgagttataaggagagactgggcaggctgggactgtttccccggAGCGTAGGAGGCCGAGgagggaccttatagaggtttataaaaccactgtctctccacccacccccctcccagggTAGGCGAGTCTAAAACACCCCCCAccgtctccccccacccccagcctctccCCCCGCTGTCAGTTCCGCCCCCGGATTACAGCGGGTGTAGTTCCCTGTGTTTGCACGGAGCGTGTGGTCCCAAGGACGGGACCTTCCCCACGCACGGCTCCCGGCGGCAGGTGGGGCCGGAGCGCCGGGGCGGGGGGGTTTATCCACACCGGGCTGTGGTGTTTGGCCTCGAGGTGGGGCTTTGGGTCGGGTGAGGACCTGCAGAAACTTCTCGGGACGTCATGTTGGGGCAGTCCCGGCTCCCTCActcctctttctcccctccccctccccactccccctctccctctctcgcccCACAGTCTGACCCCCTTCCTTCTCTCCACCCACtctgccctctcccttccctctctcttccctctcccctctgccctccccctgctccccctcccctccagatcTGGGTCCCGGACCTTGAGAAAAATCTGACGCAGAGCCCGACACGATTTCCCCCTCTGCCGGGACCGCTGCTGCCTGCCCCGCTGTGCTCAGCCGCTTGTCCCTCCTGATCTGGATGCAGAAGGGAGGTGCGGTTCTGCGGCGGGAGGAGCTGGTTCCGGCTTCCGAACGGAGGAGCCTTCAGTCGAGCTGGGTGAATGGAGTTTTCAGTTGTGCCGGGAGAGGAGGCTGGAGCAGGGGCAAAGGCGATGTCTCTGCCGAGGGAAGAGCCACAGCGTCGCCGCCTGGTCGGGTGTTCGATCCGGCAGCCGGGAGAgcattgggagagagagggggagacagacagagagaaagacacagagacaaaacaaaggagatcttgcaGCGCCAAAACGCTGGCACAGCCTTGGattattttgcaaaaatatttaaacctgGTGTCCACTGGTCCCG encodes the following:
- the LOC127567143 gene encoding oocyte zinc finger protein XlCOF6.1-like, encoding MMTHQRVHAGERPFSCSECGKDFAQSSHLLAHQRVHTGERPFSCSTCGKGFTQLSNLRDHQRVHTGEKPYTCSVWEGILSVV